A single region of the Scyliorhinus canicula chromosome 31, sScyCan1.1, whole genome shotgun sequence genome encodes:
- the LOC119958831 gene encoding maestro heat-like repeat-containing protein family member 1 codes for MEADCSGLYLGALITAASDTDKAVREQVVESLCISGRLRPALVLRSCHACLSSGTRATDGHRLTLLRGMALIVGEAVERIEQTLAREVTAVTVAELLTPADKAGLPRQEAAGQLLVALGRGFVDDVLEQILEEVKPGVFPHPMVLRTLGNLARSNVESWAPHLPHVLTVLLPVFGLVKDNGHICALTSALGLFSESVLEYLRPSDKAPEPTLVNLESFSRDIYALYKNRLSKWLQEKDGKVRAAILEALGHMVPLLPRDRLEEELPRLLPQLLSLYARPPGGLPVTRCLLSVLGASVGTGSWGLRGQADKLLAALHGQLCAPLAPGDQPGLSHREGVLACFALLAREWPQPVARFVLGQMAGDSDGRQRLPNLTVLARLVDTVPSELRGRKDQMVTAVQAILLDDCVAVKRAALKAISSLTNHGYLGAPEGAALVEYIVGLCAAPGEEGTGRARGTGEASEETPAEELRAMAETLMEELAGAEATDSLVWPALLRFVTPVAYTQALPVLCRSLEKAARRRQESGTLRHHGDAGPGLPSPQALLARLLTVSTAPDPAQGRCPAALRLLLALGPTVRPSVEGLWEKEIPELLRQLEGDPGSGLPQECWDERLLLFLSRSLEAVADEEWSRELADQMLQQGSQLAGCPRERGFLFQCRGLTLKQTGSREAVRAQLQEMLRSAQYRQAPERQGLALGIGLCAARHLDDALSELEDFARSHLTQSGETLANLVKGKPGNEEAEAVRSGILLCYGHVARLAPAAWLQPGFGADILALVLLLYQSGLPASRGRARYPPTLKLSLAEAVTLTARTILDNVPRLSRHCPAKEDLLSCLGEIISGEPRELTDSPLRESAMAACAYLIQLEPASSEDFTFQLLSCCVDSVIGLGPVGSGAVEEESQTQQASACLLGLLKQALLQDLSPTGLRSIFKALEGWVVSGRDYERRRALEQAAELLRLFLGSLSVQTVVNRYNLEEVVGRLVPRCADPSPAVRRLALDCLCVLFYIQLRYEGSPAERREVSVERLRALKEESRGEGEGGSRLQTCWALARVISERMSRYQLRGLLATLCQGLTDAHPACASTAAAVLHAVLGRRGQDLQDEVAELLGGLCPRLGVEPAQPAAMRGLSILAWHHAGAAVSALLAGGPDPCQRAGSLVWGWLGGRPVLGPRVVGRLLDELDGAIQWAEGSGAPRPGSGQRAPRPVEAARALREILSHPESGPAIDSLYPRLLGTLLVLCSCAGKPPQPHGPPGPSTKRASSIEAARPEDFDFRSYAAAMLKELLGRRAGLAGSMEKAGGWQLMADPDTLHDGVALLAEAMASSARPHLPALLDFLSASLNRHTSQRAAVAAFFGEMVRRRVPFDPGHMDILVSGLLRCLLDNSPTTRLLVVKGLGDVAMGDPATIRRYSTKLLAAILTGMEQVDAPHPDVTLEALSGLSKVLAQLGEIHVRDILVNLCLAVRPFFEDRCARVRSSALGLFGALSTFAVGESKAVLLEQVHSTLVGLLLYLNHGSPEVSEASRRVLALVGPFLGSDKLCEAFQAGFQQGPGQGYWDFVSGLTGNVVWDLPDHTQTYLSSSLRFCTNPSPGIRANAIIFTGHLLKNMPKERNPLWEDDGHAHGTITSMIRDPDPRVRMTAAKTLCLFS; via the coding sequence ATGGAGGCTGATTGCAGCGGACTGTACCTCGGCGCCCTGATCACCGCCGCGTCGGACACGGACAAGGCCGTGCGGGAACAGGTGGTGGAGTCGTTGTGCATCTCGGGACGGCTGCGCCCTGCCCTGGTGCTGAGGAGCTGCCACGCCTGCCTGAGCAGCGGGACCCGGGCGACGGACGGGCACCGCCTGACCCTCCTACGGGGCATGGCGCTGATCGTGGGCGAGGCGGTGGAGCGGATCGAGCAGACGCTGGCGCGGGAGGTTACCGCGGTGACGGTGGCGGAGCTCCTGACCCCTGCGGACAAGGCCGGCCTCCCCCGTCAGGAGGCAGCGGGCCAGCTGCTGGTGGCCCTGGGACGAGGCTTTGTCGACGACGTCCTGGAGCAGATACTGGAGGAGGTCAAACCGGGCGTCTTCCCTCATCCAATGGTCCTCAGGACCCTGGGCAACCTCGCCAGAAGCAACGTGGAGTCCTGGGCGCCACATCTTCCGCACGTCCTAACGGTGCTGCTGCCAGTCTTTGGCCTGGTGAAGGACAACGGCCACATCTGTGCTCTTACTTCAGCCTTGGGCCTATTCAGCGAGAGCGTCCTCGAGTACCTCAGGCCTTCGGACAAGGCCCCAGAGCCCACGCTGGTCAACCTGGAGAGTTTCTCCAGGGATATCTACGCACTCTACAAGAACCGACTCTCCAAATGGCTGCAGGAGAAGGATGGGAAGGtcagggcggccatcttggaggcGCTGGGTCACATGGTGCCGCTCCTGCCCCGCGATAGGCTGGAGGAGGAGCTGCCCCGCCTGCTGCCCCAGCTCCTCTCCCTGTACGCCAGGCCGCCCGGGGGTCTGCCCGTCACCCGCTGCCTCCTCTCCGTGCTGGGGGCCTCGGTGGGGACGGGCTCCTGGGGCCTGAGGGGGCAGGCGGACAAGCTCCTGGCCGCCCTGCACGGCCAGCTCTGCGCCCCCCTGGCCCCTGGTGACCAGCCGGGCCTGAGTCACCGCGAGGGGGTCCTGGCCTGCTTCGCCCTGCTGGCCCGTGAGTGGCCGCAGCCCGTGGCCCGGTTCGTCCTGGGCCAGATGGCCGGCGACAGCGACGGGCGCCAGCGGCTGCCGAACCTCACGGTCCTGGCGCGTCTCGTTGACACGGTCCCATCGGAGCTGCGGGGCAGGAAAGACCAGATGGTGACCGCTGTTCAGGCAATCCTCCTGGACGACTGTGTCGCTGTGAAGCGGGCGGCCCTCAAGGCCATCAGCAGCCTGACCAATCACGGTTACCTGGGGGCGCCGGAGGGCGCGGCACTGGTGGAGTACATCGTCGGCCTCTGCGCCGCCCCCGGTGAGGAGGGGACGGGGAGGGCCCGGGGCACCGGCGAGGCGAGCGAGGAGACCCCGGCTGAGGAGTTGAGGGCCATGGCGGAGACCCTGATGGAGGAGCTGGCCGGGGCGGAAGCCACCGACAGCCTGGTGTGGCCGGCACTGCTGCGGTTCGTCACCCCGGTGGCCTACACCCAGGCCTTGCCCGTCCTGTGCCGGAGCCTGGAGAAGGCGGCCCGGCGCCGACAGGAATCCGGGACGCTCCGTCACCACGGCGACGCCGGGCccggcctcccctcccctcaggccCTCCTGGCCCGCCTGCTGACCGTCTCGACGGCCCCCGACCCCGCCCAGGGAAGGTGCCCGGCTGCCCTGAGGCTCCTCCTGGCCCTCGGGCCTACAGTCCGCCCCTCGGTCGAGGGCCTGTGGGAGAAAGAGATCCCCGAGCTCCTCCGGCAGCTGGAAGGGGATCCGGGGAGCGGGCTGCCTCAGGAATGCTGGGACGAGAGGCTGCTGCTCTTCCTATCCCGGAgcctggaggccgtggcggacgagGAATGGAGCAGGGAGCTGGCCGACCAGATGCTGCAGCAAGGCAGCCAATTGGCCGGCTGCCCCCGGGAGCGGGGCTTCCTCTTCCAGTGCAGGGGCCTGACactgaagcagaccgggagcagAGAGGCGGTGAGGGCCCAGCTCCAGGAGATGCTGCGGAGCGCCCAGTACCGCCAGGCCCCGGAGCGCCAAGGCCTGGCCCTCGGGATCGGGCTGTGCGCTGCCCGCCACTTGGACGACGCCCTCTCGGAGCTGGAGGACTTCGCCAGGAGTCACCTGACCCAGAGCGGCGAGACGCTCGCCAACCTGGTGAAGGGGAAGCCGGGCAACGAGGAGGCTGAGGCGGTCAGgagcgggatcctcctgtgctaCGGGCATGTGGCGCGGCTAGCGCCGGCCGCGTGGCTCCAGCCCGGCTTCGGAGCCGACATCCTGGCTCTGGTGCTCCTCCTATACCAGAGCGGGCTCCCGGCGTCAAGGGGCAGAGCAAgatacccacccaccctcaagcTGAGCCTGGCTGAGGCTGTGACGCTGACGGCTCGCACCATCCTGGACAACGTGCCCAGGCTCTCCCGCCACTGCCCCGCCAAGGAGGACCTGTTGAGCTGCCTGGGGGAGATAATCAGTGGCGAGCCCAgggagctgacagacagccccctCCGAGAGTCTGCCATGGCTGCCTGCGCCTACCTGATCCAACTGGAGCCAGCATCCAGCGAGGACTTCACCTTTCAGCTCCTGAGCTGCTGCGTGGACAGTGTGATTGGCCTGGGGCCCGTGGGgagcggggcggtggaggaagaGAGCCAGACACAGCAGGCCTCAGCCTGCCTCCTGGGCCTCCTGAAGCAGGCCTTGCTGCAGGACCTCTCCCCCACTGGGCTCCGATCCATCTTCAAAGCCCTGGAGGGCTGGGTGGTGTCGGGACGGGACTACGAGCGGCGGAGAGCCTTGGAGCAGGCGGCCGAGCTCTTGCGCCTGTTCCTGGGGAGCCTCAGCGTGCAGACGGTGGTGAACCGTTACaacctggaggaggtggtgggccgGCTGGTCCCACGGTGCGCGGACCCCTCCCCGGCCGTTCGCCGCCTGGCCCTCGACTGCCTGTGCGTCCTCTTCTACATCCAGCTGCGCTACGAGGGATCCCCGGCCGAGCGGAGGGAAGTCTCTGTGGAGCGTCTGAGGGCTCTGAAGGAGGAGAGCCggggcgagggcgaggggggcAGCCGACTGCAAACGTGCTGGGCCTTGGCCCGGGTTATCTCGGAGCGCATGTCCCGGTACCAGCTGAGGGGCCTCCTCGCCACCCTGTGCCAGGGGCTGACCGACGCCCACCCCGCCTGCGCCAGCACCGCGGCCGCCGTCCTCCACGCCGTGCTCGGCCGCCGGGGGCAGGATCTTCAGGACGAGGTGGCCGAGCTGCTGGGGGGTCTGTGCCCCCGGCTGGGGGTGGAGCCTGCCCAGCCGGCCGCCATGCGCGGCCTCTCCATCCTGGCCTGGCACCACGCGGGGGCCGCCGTCTCCGCCCTCCTGGCGGGCGGCCCAGACCCCTGCCAGCGGGCCGGGAGCctggtgtgggggtggctgggcggccggCCCGTGCTGGGCCCACGGGTGGTGGGGCGGCTGCTGGACGAGCTGGACGGCGCCATCCAGTGGGCGGAGGGCAGCGGGGCGCCCCGGCCGGGGTCAGGGCAGCGGGCGCCCAGGCCCGTGGAGGCAGCCCGCGCCCTGAGGGAGATCCTATCCCATCCTGAGTCGGGCCCGGCCATCGACAGCCTCTACCCTCGGCTGCTGGGAACCCTGCTGGTCCTCTGCTCCTGTGCTGGgaaacccccccagccccacggCCCCCCGGGACCCTCCACCAAGAGGGCATCGAGCATCGAGGCGGCGAGGCCTGAGGACTTTGATTTCCGCTCCTACGCTGCGGCCATGTTGAAGGAGCTGCTGGGCCGGAGGGCGGGGCTGGCAGGCTCCATGGAGAAGGCAGGGGGCTGGCAGCTGATGGCCGACCCGGATACCCTCCACGATGGGGTGGCCCTGCTGGCGGAGGCGATGGCGAGCAGCGCCCGCCCTCACCTACCCGCCCTGCTTGACTTCCTCTCCGCCTCGTTGAACCGTCACACAAGCCAGCGAGCAGCGGTGGCTGCGTTCTTCGGCGAGATGGTGAGGCGTCGGGTCCCCTTCGACCCTGGGCACATGGACATCCTGGTGAGCGGCCTTCTCCGCTGCCTGCTGGACaactcccccaccacccgccTCCTGGTCGTCAAGGGTTTGGGCGACGTGGCCATGGGAGACCCGGCCACCATCCGGAGATACTCCACCAAGCTCCTGGCCGCCATTCTCACGGGGATGGAGCAGGTGGACGCTCCCCACCCTGACGTCACCCTGGAGGCTCTCTCGGGCCTCTCCAAGGTCCTGGCTCAGTTGGGGGAGATCCATGTCCGGGATATCCTGGTCAACCTGTGCCTGGCCGTCCGGCCCTTCTTCGAAGACAGATGCGCCCGGGTGCGATCTTCAGCCCTCGGCCTCTTCGGGGCCTTGTCCACGTTTGCGGTTGGGGAGTCGAAAGCGGTCCTCCTGGAGCAGGTCCACTCCACCCTGgtcggcctccttctgtacctcaACCACGGCAGCCCGGAGGTCTCGGAGGCCTCGCGCCGGGTGTTGGCACTGGTCGGGCCCTTCCTGGGCTCGGACAAACTGTGTGAGGCCTTTCAGGCTGGGTTCCAGCAAGGGCCCGGGCAAGGGTACTGGGACTTTGTGAGCGGGCTGACCGGGAACGTCGTGTGGGATCTTCCTGACCACACCCAGACCTACCTCAGCAGCAGCCTGCGCTTCTGCACAAACCCATCGCCAGGGATCCGGGCCAATGCCATCATCTTCACCGGGCACCTGTTGAAGAACATGCCCAAGGAGAGGAACCCGCTTTGGGAAGATGATGGTCACGCACACGGAACCATCACCTCGATGATCCGTGACCCGGACCCACGTGTCCGGATGACAGCGGCCAAAACGCTCTGTCTCTTTTCCTAG